In Urechidicola croceus, a single window of DNA contains:
- a CDS encoding SusD/RagB family nutrient-binding outer membrane lipoprotein: protein MKKIFITIFIASLFTGCQVDESLNVDTKNPSTVPGDGLFTNGTRNFFDQMNDCSVNFNVTRLYAQYWAQTTYPDESQYNQVTRNIPGGIWNTMYRDVLQDLKGAREALISEEADDLNNKLAIIDFMEVYAYSVLVDTFGNVPYTEALDPNNPVPVYDDGAAIYDDLFIKLNGAISSMGGSGFSSNQDPIYGGNMSKWKKAANSLKLRMAMRLADSNPGLSKSMAEAAAAGVITSNDDNFGIEYLDAAPNTNPLWVALVQSGRVDYVASNTLVDILNPLNDPRLPMFFEEYEGAYSGGTYGSANAASGFSALGETLKDPSLKGSIITASEVSFLLAEAAARNYTVGGTAEAHYDMGITNSILEWGGTQADADTYIAQPEVAYTTAEGDWKQVIGTQKWIAMFNNGMEGWTTWRSLDQPILNVPEGMSYSDIPTRFLYPVSEATLNGGNAAAAASAIGGDTKTTKIFWDKN, encoded by the coding sequence ATGAAAAAAATATTTATAACAATTTTTATTGCTTCTCTATTTACAGGATGTCAAGTAGATGAATCATTAAACGTAGATACAAAAAATCCTTCTACGGTTCCAGGTGATGGATTATTCACCAATGGTACTAGAAACTTTTTTGATCAAATGAACGACTGTAGTGTTAATTTTAATGTTACAAGGTTATATGCTCAATATTGGGCTCAAACTACATATCCAGACGAAAGTCAATACAACCAAGTTACTCGTAACATTCCTGGTGGTATCTGGAATACTATGTATAGAGATGTATTGCAAGATTTAAAAGGAGCAAGAGAAGCTTTGATTTCAGAAGAAGCTGATGATTTAAATAATAAACTTGCTATAATTGATTTTATGGAAGTATACGCTTATAGTGTTTTAGTAGATACTTTCGGAAACGTTCCTTATACTGAAGCATTAGATCCAAATAATCCAGTGCCTGTTTATGATGATGGTGCTGCTATTTATGATGATTTATTCATTAAATTAAATGGTGCTATTTCTTCAATGGGAGGTTCTGGTTTTTCTTCAAACCAAGATCCTATATATGGTGGTAACATGTCAAAATGGAAAAAAGCTGCTAATTCTTTAAAATTAAGAATGGCAATGCGCTTAGCAGATTCAAATCCAGGTCTATCAAAAAGTATGGCTGAAGCTGCTGCTGCTGGAGTTATTACTTCAAATGATGACAATTTTGGAATTGAATATTTAGATGCTGCACCAAACACAAATCCATTATGGGTTGCTTTAGTACAAAGTGGTCGTGTTGATTATGTTGCTTCAAATACCTTAGTAGATATTTTAAACCCTTTAAATGACCCTAGATTACCAATGTTTTTTGAAGAGTACGAAGGTGCTTATTCAGGTGGTACATATGGTAGTGCAAATGCTGCTTCAGGATTTTCTGCTTTAGGTGAAACTTTAAAAGATCCTTCATTAAAAGGAAGTATAATTACTGCTTCTGAAGTTAGTTTCTTATTAGCAGAAGCTGCAGCTAGAAATTATACTGTAGGAGGAACTGCTGAAGCCCATTATGATATGGGAATCACTAATTCTATTCTTGAATGGGGAGGAACTCAAGCAGATGCTGATACATATATCGCTCAACCAGAAGTTGCTTATACAACTGCTGAAGGAGATTGGAAACAGGTAATTGGTACTCAAAAGTGGATTGCAATGTTTAACAATGGTATGGAAGGTTGGACAACTTGGAGATCATTAGATCAACCAATTTTAAACGTTCCTGAAGGAATGTCTTATTCTGATATTCCAACAAGATTCTTATATCCAGTATCTGAAGCTACATTAAATGGTGGAAACGCTGCAGCTGCTGCATCTGCAATTGGTGGAGATACTAAAACAACTAAAATATTTTGGGATAAAAACTAA
- a CDS encoding SusC/RagA family TonB-linked outer membrane protein has translation MKTKFNGFLTLLLVFAVQIVFAQTKTISGVVTDDTGSPLPGVSILIKGTTTGTETDFDGNYSISANVGDVLQYSFIGMGTAEMTVGAGSTINVTLESDNLLDEVVVTALGISREKKSLGYSSQQIGGEEVSTVKVDNVVNSLSGKISGVQIKANNNFGGSANFLIRGASSLGNSNQPLFVIDGMPVANTINNSAGQRSGSTGYDYGNAASDINPDDVESVNVLKGSAATALYGSRGANGVVIITTKKGKTGTSKVTVTSGVTVGTIDKNTFIEYQDKYGAGYGPYYGSTGYFEDVDVDGDGNLDLVVPTYDDASYGAPLDGTLVYQWDAFVPESANYLTATPYVAAKSTPVDFFETALQLNNSVAFEGGNDKGTYRLGYTNFESTGVLPNSKLNKNSVNFNGTLKINDKFEVGTSSNLMIQKTKGRNSTGYSDNLMSQFRQWYQVNVDIDEQREIFQQTGKNYSWNHQASVGGSVLEPLYWDNPYWTRYKNYQTDSRNRFYGNIWGKYNLTDWLDFTAKVSLDTYKDLREERRAVGSVAAPFGVLRASEGSGYDRKDIENKELNVDFMLNYNKDLNEYLNISGVVGTNFRREKYSFYHQSTSGGIVVPELYSLRNSANPVPLPVETLREKQVNGVYTLASLAYKDFLYLDGTYRYDISSALPPGKNGYPYFSVSSSLLFSQIVEADWLNFGKFRAGYAEVGNDLDALNVYDTYNVNNSFGNSSLFSFPNIKNNDKLVPERSKEIEFGLETRMFSNRVGLDFTWYKRNTEEQLLNVSTTTATGFSNRWVNSGEVENKGFEIGLNLTPVKTENFTWDIITNFSKNENTVIDLYTTGTGEQVQNIPLASYQGGITINATLGEPLGTIRGTGFVFDDNGNRVVDANGYYLAQADQVLGNVNPDWTGGFTNKLTYKNASLSFLIDVQKGGDVYSLDMHYGQGTGLGDITAGLNELGNPVRDPITDGPDSGGILNVGVTESGEVNTVRARADYYGGAFYWGNSSRNPAALTVYDASYVKLRELAFNYNLPTEWFGGNLSAASVSLVGRNLWIIDKNVPYADPESGLGAGNAQGYLSGAYPTVKTVGLNLNLQF, from the coding sequence ATGAAAACAAAGTTTAATGGATTTTTAACGCTATTATTAGTGTTTGCTGTGCAAATTGTATTTGCACAAACTAAGACTATATCTGGTGTGGTTACTGATGACACAGGAAGCCCACTGCCAGGTGTTAGTATTTTAATTAAGGGTACCACTACTGGTACTGAAACTGATTTTGATGGAAACTATTCTATTTCTGCTAATGTTGGAGACGTTCTTCAATATAGTTTTATTGGAATGGGAACTGCAGAAATGACAGTTGGCGCAGGGAGTACAATCAATGTTACTTTAGAATCAGACAACTTATTAGACGAAGTGGTCGTTACTGCATTAGGTATTTCAAGAGAGAAAAAATCTCTTGGTTATTCTTCTCAACAAATTGGTGGTGAAGAAGTTTCAACTGTAAAAGTTGATAACGTTGTAAATTCACTTTCTGGAAAGATTAGTGGAGTTCAAATTAAAGCAAATAACAATTTTGGTGGATCTGCGAATTTCTTAATACGTGGAGCGAGTTCTTTAGGGAATTCAAATCAACCATTATTTGTTATTGATGGAATGCCAGTTGCTAATACAATTAACAACTCAGCAGGACAAAGAAGTGGTAGTACTGGTTATGATTATGGTAATGCTGCATCAGATATTAACCCTGATGATGTTGAGTCGGTTAACGTATTAAAAGGATCTGCTGCAACGGCATTGTACGGTTCACGTGGAGCAAATGGTGTTGTAATTATTACAACTAAAAAAGGAAAAACTGGAACTTCTAAAGTTACTGTAACTTCTGGTGTTACTGTTGGAACTATTGACAAAAACACTTTTATCGAATATCAAGATAAATATGGAGCAGGTTATGGCCCTTATTATGGTTCTACTGGTTACTTTGAAGATGTTGATGTTGATGGAGATGGTAATCTTGATTTAGTAGTACCTACTTATGATGATGCTTCTTATGGTGCACCTTTAGATGGAACATTAGTATACCAATGGGATGCTTTTGTACCTGAATCTGCAAACTATTTAACTGCAACTCCTTATGTAGCTGCTAAATCTACTCCTGTTGATTTCTTTGAAACAGCTTTACAATTAAACAACTCTGTTGCTTTTGAAGGTGGTAATGACAAAGGAACTTATAGATTAGGTTATACAAATTTTGAATCAACTGGTGTTTTACCAAATTCAAAATTAAACAAAAACAGCGTTAATTTTAATGGTACTTTAAAAATTAACGATAAGTTTGAAGTGGGTACTTCATCAAACTTAATGATTCAAAAAACAAAAGGTCGTAACTCTACAGGATATAGCGACAACCTAATGTCTCAATTTAGACAATGGTATCAAGTAAATGTAGATATTGACGAACAAAGAGAAATTTTTCAACAAACAGGAAAGAATTATTCTTGGAACCACCAAGCAAGTGTTGGAGGTTCAGTATTAGAGCCTTTATATTGGGATAATCCATATTGGACAAGATACAAAAATTACCAAACGGATTCTAGAAATCGTTTTTATGGTAATATCTGGGGGAAATATAATTTAACTGATTGGTTAGATTTTACTGCAAAAGTTTCACTTGATACATACAAAGATTTACGTGAAGAAAGAAGAGCTGTTGGTTCAGTTGCTGCTCCATTTGGTGTATTAAGAGCATCTGAAGGATCAGGATATGACAGAAAAGATATAGAAAATAAGGAATTAAATGTAGATTTCATGTTAAACTATAACAAAGATTTAAATGAATATTTAAACATATCAGGTGTTGTTGGAACAAACTTTAGAAGAGAAAAATATTCTTTCTATCACCAATCAACTTCTGGTGGAATTGTAGTTCCAGAGTTATATTCATTAAGAAACTCTGCGAATCCTGTACCACTTCCTGTTGAAACTTTAAGAGAAAAGCAAGTGAATGGTGTTTATACATTAGCATCGTTAGCCTATAAAGATTTCTTATATCTTGATGGTACTTATAGATATGATATATCATCTGCTTTACCTCCAGGTAAAAATGGATACCCTTATTTTTCAGTGAGTTCAAGTTTATTATTTTCTCAAATAGTTGAAGCCGATTGGTTAAATTTTGGTAAATTTAGAGCGGGTTATGCCGAAGTAGGTAATGATTTAGATGCATTAAATGTATACGATACTTATAACGTAAATAATTCATTTGGAAACTCATCTCTATTTTCATTTCCTAATATAAAAAACAATGATAAATTAGTTCCTGAAAGATCTAAAGAAATTGAATTTGGGTTAGAGACTCGTATGTTTAGCAACAGAGTAGGTTTAGACTTTACTTGGTATAAAAGAAATACTGAAGAACAGTTATTAAATGTTTCAACAACTACTGCTACTGGTTTCTCAAACAGATGGGTAAACTCTGGAGAGGTTGAAAACAAAGGATTCGAAATTGGTTTAAATTTAACACCTGTAAAAACTGAAAACTTTACTTGGGATATAATTACTAATTTCTCTAAAAACGAAAATACAGTAATTGATTTATATACAACAGGAACTGGTGAACAAGTACAAAATATTCCATTAGCTAGTTACCAAGGAGGTATTACAATTAACGCTACTTTAGGTGAGCCATTAGGAACTATTAGAGGTACTGGGTTTGTATTTGATGACAATGGAAATAGAGTTGTTGATGCAAATGGATACTATCTAGCACAAGCTGATCAAGTTCTTGGAAATGTAAATCCAGATTGGACTGGAGGTTTTACAAATAAACTTACATATAAAAACGCTTCTTTAAGTTTCTTAATTGATGTTCAAAAAGGCGGTGATGTTTATTCATTAGATATGCATTATGGTCAAGGTACAGGTTTAGGAGATATTACTGCTGGTTTAAATGAATTAGGTAACCCAGTAAGAGATCCTATTACAGATGGTCCTGATAGTGGAGGTATACTAAATGTTGGTGTAACGGAATCAGGTGAAGTTAACACAGTAAGAGCAAGAGCAGATTACTATGGTGGTGCTTTTTACTGGGGTAATTCAAGTAGAAACCCTGCTGCTCTAACAGTTTATGATGCATCTTATGTTAAATTACGTGAATTAGCATTTAACTACAACTTACCTACTGAATGGTTCGGTGGAAACTTATCTGCTGCATCTGTTTCTTTAGTAGGAAGAAACTTATGGATTATTGACAAAAATGTTCCTTATGCTGATCCAGAATCTGGTTTAGGAGCAGGAAATGCGCAAGGTTATTTATCAGGTGCTTATCCTACTGTAAAAACAGTTGGACTTAATCTTAACTTACAATTTTAA
- a CDS encoding BamA/TamA family outer membrane protein, protein MRKKITPYIYILLFLFSYQYFYSQNLTLTITSEESNNIEILNGINFQESHKNEKSLYNELDSITKKLHLIGFINSHIDSIIKKDSIFNAKFNLGKNFETIKISFDKNSIDQNYLKKIIPNLTEDSFTIKIYDVPKTLNAILNEFEKSGNSFTEIFLDNILKNKNEITAQLKIKNTASRNIDKIIVNGYNNFSKPYLKYYLNLKTGTVFNKSKLIIASEAIQSLTFINEIKPPEVLFTNDSTTIYLYINKVKSNKFDGLIGFSSDSESKLKFNGYLDLLLNNAFNKGEILSLNWKSNGQDRKHFNLEIETPYIFNTRITPKGTFNIFKQDSTFLNIKAEIDLSYILSPKSRITAKYLTEKSNDLNNENTNDNINEYRNHFFGLSFTYKKSDKLKPYQNKFYFSFNSLFGNRNLTNENTQEKQQKYELITSYLWSLNQKNDIFIQSTSQLLNSNNYYTNELFRIGGANSIRGFNEESIFSSSNSILNIEYRYNLAQLSYLYSITDFAILQNNIIKENNKLFGFGIGYVYNTKAGLIDISYAIGKTSDIPFNFDNSRFHIKLIQFF, encoded by the coding sequence TTGAGAAAAAAAATTACACCTTATATATATATACTTTTATTTCTATTCAGTTACCAATACTTCTATTCTCAAAATTTAACGTTAACAATAACAAGTGAGGAATCAAACAATATTGAAATTTTAAACGGAATAAACTTTCAAGAAAGTCATAAAAATGAAAAATCTCTCTACAATGAATTAGATTCAATCACTAAAAAATTACACCTAATCGGGTTTATAAATAGCCATATTGATTCCATAATTAAAAAAGATTCTATTTTCAATGCTAAATTTAATCTTGGAAAAAATTTTGAAACTATAAAAATTTCATTTGACAAAAATTCAATAGACCAAAATTATTTAAAAAAGATAATTCCAAACTTAACTGAAGATAGTTTTACTATAAAAATATATGATGTACCAAAAACACTAAATGCTATTCTAAATGAATTTGAAAAATCAGGAAATTCATTTACGGAAATTTTTTTAGATAATATTTTAAAGAATAAAAACGAGATTACTGCTCAACTAAAAATAAAAAACACTGCTTCTAGAAATATCGACAAAATAATCGTCAATGGCTATAACAATTTTTCTAAACCATACTTAAAGTACTATTTAAATCTTAAAACCGGAACAGTATTTAACAAATCCAAACTAATTATTGCTTCTGAAGCAATTCAATCCTTAACATTTATTAATGAAATAAAACCGCCTGAAGTTTTGTTTACGAATGACTCAACAACAATATACTTATATATTAACAAAGTAAAGTCAAATAAGTTTGATGGTTTGATTGGATTTTCTTCAGATAGCGAAAGTAAATTGAAATTTAATGGATATTTAGATTTACTACTTAATAATGCATTTAATAAAGGTGAAATACTTTCACTTAATTGGAAAAGTAACGGACAAGATAGGAAACACTTTAACTTGGAAATTGAAACACCATATATATTCAACACTAGAATTACACCTAAGGGAACATTTAATATTTTCAAACAAGACTCAACTTTTCTTAATATCAAAGCAGAAATTGACTTATCATATATTTTAAGTCCAAAAAGTAGAATTACCGCAAAATATTTAACTGAAAAATCAAATGATTTAAATAATGAAAATACCAATGACAATATTAACGAATATAGAAATCATTTTTTTGGGCTTTCATTTACATATAAGAAATCTGACAAATTAAAACCATATCAAAACAAATTTTATTTTTCCTTTAATTCACTTTTTGGAAACAGAAACTTGACAAATGAAAACACACAAGAAAAGCAACAAAAATATGAACTAATTACAAGTTATTTATGGTCATTAAATCAAAAAAATGACATTTTCATTCAAAGCACCAGCCAGTTACTTAATTCAAATAATTATTATACAAATGAATTATTTCGAATTGGAGGAGCAAATTCAATAAGAGGCTTCAATGAAGAAAGCATCTTCTCCTCATCAAATAGTATTCTAAATATTGAATATCGTTACAATTTAGCACAACTTTCCTATTTGTATTCTATAACCGATTTTGCCATACTACAAAACAATATAATTAAAGAAAATAACAAATTATTCGGCTTTGGAATTGGTTACGTATATAATACTAAAGCAGGATTAATAGATATAAGTTACGCTATTGGAAAAACAAGTGATATTCCGTTCAATTTTGACAACTCAAGATTTCACATTAAATTAATCCAATTTTTTTAA
- the rpsL gene encoding 30S ribosomal protein S12: MPTIQQLVRKGRTSITKKSKSAALNSCPQRRGVCTRVYTTTPKKPNSAMRKVARVRLTNGNEVNAYIPGEGHNLQEHSIVLVRGGRVKDLPGVRYHIVRGALDTAGVEGRTQRRSKYGTKRPKK, from the coding sequence ATGCCAACTATACAACAATTAGTACGTAAAGGAAGAACCAGTATAACTAAGAAGAGTAAATCGGCGGCTTTAAATTCATGTCCTCAAAGAAGGGGAGTATGTACTCGTGTTTACACAACGACACCTAAGAAACCAAACTCAGCAATGAGGAAAGTAGCGAGGGTTCGTTTGACAAACGGTAACGAGGTTAATGCATATATTCCTGGTGAAGGACATAACTTACAAGAGCACTCGATAGTATTAGTTAGAGGTGGAAGGGTAAAAGATTTACCAGGTGTTAGATATCACATAGTTCGTGGAGCATTAGATACTGCTGGTGTTGAGGGGAGAACTCAACGTCGATCTAAATATGGTACAAAACGCCCTAAAAAGTAA
- the rpsG gene encoding 30S ribosomal protein S7, protein MRKRRAKKRVLLPDPKFNDQMVTRFVNNLMWDGKKSVAFKVFYDALDIVEERKQDEEKSALEIWKDALTNVMPHVEVRSRRVGGATFQIPMQIRPDRKISMAIKWLISYTRKRNEKTMAQKLAAEILAAAKEEGAAVKKRVDVHKMAEANKAFSHFRF, encoded by the coding sequence ATGAGAAAAAGAAGAGCGAAAAAAAGAGTTCTTTTACCAGATCCAAAGTTTAATGATCAAATGGTAACACGTTTTGTAAATAACTTAATGTGGGATGGTAAAAAATCAGTAGCTTTTAAAGTATTTTATGATGCGTTAGACATTGTAGAAGAAAGAAAACAAGACGAAGAAAAATCAGCATTAGAAATTTGGAAAGATGCTTTAACAAATGTGATGCCTCACGTAGAAGTACGTAGCCGTCGTGTAGGTGGTGCAACATTTCAAATTCCAATGCAAATTAGACCAGACCGTAAAATTTCTATGGCTATTAAATGGTTAATTTCATATACGAGAAAACGTAATGAAAAAACAATGGCTCAAAAATTAGCGGCAGAAATACTAGCTGCGGCTAAAGAAGAAGGGGCTGCAGTAAAGAAAAGAGTAGATGTTCACAAAATGGCAGAAGCTAATAAAGCTTTCTCTCACTTTAGATTTTAA
- the fusA gene encoding elongation factor G → MARDLKFTRNIGIAAHIDAGKTTTTERILYYTGVSHKIGEVHDGAATMDWMEQEQERGITITSAATTCEWKFPIENGQATPDTKGYHFNIIDTPGHVDFTVEVNRSLRVLDGLVFLFSAVDGVEPQSETNWRLADNYKVPRIGFVNKMDRQGSNFLAVCQQVKDMLKSNAVPIVLNIGDEGDFKGVVDLVKNRAIVWHDETQGATFDVVDIPEEMKEEARKYRALLIEEVAGYDENLLEKFMEDEDSITEEEVHAALRAAVMDMSIIPMICGSAFKNKGVQFLLDAVCRYLPSPVDKEGIVGVNPDTEKEEIRRPDVKEPFAALAFKIATDPFVGRLAFFRAYSGRLDAGSYILNNRSGKKERISRIYQMHSNKQNAIEYIEAGDIGAAVGFKDIKTGDTMSDEKHPIVLESMDFPDPVIGVAVEPKTKADVDKLGMALAKLAEEDPTFQVKTDEASGQTIISGMGELHLDIIVDRLRREFKVEVSQGEPQVEYKEALTRTAEHRETYKKQSGGRGKFGDIVFEMGPADEDFVGPGLQFIDEIKGGRIPKEFIPAVEKGFKEAMKNGPLAGFEMDTMKIVLKDGSFHPVDSDALSFELAAKLGYKAAAKAAGAVILEPMMKMDVVTPEENMGDIVGDLNRRRGQVNAMDDRAGAKVVKADVPLSEMFGYVTTLRTLSSGRATSSMEFSHYAQTPSNVSEEVIKKANG, encoded by the coding sequence ATGGCTAGAGATTTAAAATTTACTAGAAATATAGGTATTGCTGCGCATATTGACGCGGGTAAAACTACGACAACTGAACGTATTTTATATTACACAGGAGTTTCTCATAAAATTGGAGAGGTACATGATGGTGCTGCGACAATGGACTGGATGGAGCAAGAGCAAGAAAGAGGTATTACAATTACTTCAGCAGCTACTACTTGTGAATGGAAATTTCCAATTGAAAATGGGCAGGCTACACCTGATACCAAAGGATATCACTTTAATATTATTGATACTCCAGGTCACGTTGATTTTACTGTAGAGGTAAATCGTTCGTTACGTGTATTAGATGGTTTAGTTTTCTTATTTAGTGCAGTTGATGGTGTAGAGCCTCAATCTGAAACTAACTGGAGGTTAGCTGATAACTACAAAGTTCCAAGAATTGGATTTGTAAATAAAATGGACCGTCAAGGGTCTAATTTCCTTGCTGTTTGTCAGCAAGTTAAGGATATGTTGAAATCAAATGCAGTGCCAATTGTTTTGAATATTGGTGATGAGGGAGATTTTAAAGGTGTAGTTGATCTTGTTAAGAATCGTGCGATTGTTTGGCATGATGAAACACAAGGTGCTACTTTTGATGTTGTTGATATTCCTGAAGAAATGAAGGAAGAAGCAAGGAAATACCGTGCTTTGCTAATCGAAGAGGTTGCAGGATACGATGAAAACTTGTTGGAGAAATTCATGGAGGATGAGGATTCTATTACAGAAGAAGAAGTGCATGCTGCGCTTAGAGCTGCTGTTATGGACATGTCTATCATTCCAATGATTTGTGGATCAGCATTTAAAAATAAAGGTGTTCAGTTCTTATTAGATGCTGTTTGTCGTTATTTGCCTTCACCAGTTGATAAAGAGGGTATTGTAGGTGTTAATCCAGATACTGAAAAAGAAGAAATACGTAGACCTGATGTTAAGGAGCCTTTTGCTGCTTTAGCTTTTAAAATTGCTACAGATCCTTTCGTAGGGCGTTTAGCATTCTTTAGAGCATATTCTGGTCGTTTAGATGCAGGATCTTATATTTTGAATAATCGTTCAGGTAAAAAAGAACGTATCTCACGTATTTATCAAATGCATTCTAATAAGCAAAATGCAATTGAATATATTGAAGCAGGTGATATTGGAGCTGCTGTAGGTTTTAAAGATATTAAAACTGGTGATACAATGTCAGATGAGAAACATCCAATTGTTCTTGAAAGTATGGACTTTCCTGACCCAGTAATTGGAGTTGCTGTTGAGCCAAAAACTAAGGCTGATGTTGATAAGTTAGGTATGGCTTTAGCAAAATTAGCTGAAGAAGATCCAACTTTTCAAGTTAAGACAGATGAAGCTTCTGGACAAACAATTATCTCTGGAATGGGAGAATTGCACTTAGATATTATTGTAGACCGTTTAAGACGTGAGTTTAAGGTTGAGGTAAGTCAAGGTGAACCACAAGTTGAATATAAAGAAGCATTAACAAGAACTGCTGAACACAGAGAAACTTATAAAAAGCAATCTGGAGGACGTGGTAAATTTGGAGATATTGTATTTGAAATGGGACCTGCTGATGAAGATTTTGTTGGACCTGGATTACAATTTATCGATGAAATTAAAGGAGGTAGAATTCCAAAAGAATTTATTCCAGCTGTTGAGAAAGGATTCAAAGAAGCAATGAAGAATGGACCTTTAGCAGGATTTGAAATGGATACAATGAAAATTGTATTAAAGGATGGGTCTTTTCACCCTGTAGATTCTGACGCGCTTTCATTTGAGTTGGCTGCAAAATTAGGTTATAAAGCTGCTGCAAAAGCTGCAGGTGCTGTAATCTTGGAGCCTATGATGAAAATGGATGTAGTTACTCCAGAAGAAAATATGGGTGATATTGTAGGTGATTTGAATCGTCGTAGAGGTCAGGTAAATGCAATGGATGATAGAGCAGGTGCTAAAGTTGTAAAAGCTGATGTACCATTATCAGAAATGTTTGGTTATGTTACTACACTAAGAACATTATCTTCTGGTAGAGCAACATCATCAATGGAATTTTCACACTATGCACAAACACCTTCCAATGTTTCAGAAGAGGTAATTAAAAAAGCAAACGGTTAA
- the rpsJ gene encoding 30S ribosomal protein S10: MSQKIRIKLKSYDYNLVDKSAEKIVKTVKNTGAVVNGPIPLPTHKKIFTVLRSPHVNKKSREQFQLSSYKRLLDIYSSSSKTIDALMKLELPSGVEVEIKV; encoded by the coding sequence ATGAGTCAAAAAATTAGAATAAAATTAAAGTCTTACGATTATAATTTAGTAGATAAATCTGCTGAGAAAATCGTAAAAACAGTAAAGAACACAGGAGCAGTTGTTAATGGACCAATCCCTTTACCAACTCACAAAAAGATTTTTACAGTATTACGTTCACCACACGTAAACAAAAAGTCAAGAGAACAATTCCAATTGAGTTCATATAAAAGATTACTAGATATTTATAGTTCTTCATCAAAAACAATTGATGCTTTAATGAAATTAGAGCTACCAAGTGGAGTTGAAGTTGAGATAAAAGTATAA
- the rplC gene encoding 50S ribosomal protein L3 — MSGLIGKKIGMTSLFDENGKNIPCTVIEAGPCVVTQVRTEEVDGYNALQLGFDDKKAKSSNKALDGHFKKAGTVAKKKVVEFQGFEEEYKLGDSITVEHFTEGEFVDVSATSKGKGFQGVVKRHGFAGVGQATHGQHNRLRAPGSIGAASYPARVFKGMRMAGRMGGDKVKVQNLRVLKVVTEKNLLVVKGCVPGHKNAYVIIQK; from the coding sequence ATGTCTGGGTTAATAGGAAAGAAAATCGGAATGACTAGTTTATTCGATGAAAATGGAAAGAACATTCCATGTACAGTAATCGAAGCTGGTCCATGCGTTGTTACCCAAGTCAGAACCGAAGAGGTTGACGGCTACAATGCGTTACAACTTGGTTTCGATGACAAAAAGGCAAAAAGCTCTAATAAAGCTTTAGACGGTCACTTTAAAAAAGCAGGTACCGTAGCCAAGAAAAAAGTTGTCGAGTTCCAAGGATTTGAAGAAGAGTATAAATTAGGTGATTCAATTACAGTTGAACATTTTACTGAAGGAGAATTTGTAGATGTTTCTGCAACTTCTAAAGGTAAGGGTTTTCAAGGTGTTGTTAAAAGACACGGCTTTGCTGGAGTTGGGCAAGCAACACACGGTCAACACAACCGTTTAAGAGCACCAGGTTCTATTGGAGCAGCATCATATCCAGCAAGAGTATTCAAAGGAATGCGTATGGCAGGTCGTATGGGAGGTGATAAAGTGAAAGTTCAAAATTTAAGAGTTTTAAAAGTAGTTACTGAAAAGAACTTACTTGTTGTAAAAGGGTGTGTTCCTGGTCACAAAAACGCTTATGTAATCATTCAGAAATAA